The window GCATCCAGCATTTTATCTATGTTAGCATTAATCCTATTTTTCATATCTTTCGCAAAATCTATATAACACCACACGCATCTATGGTTGCAATAATTAGTTAATCCAACGGTAATATGAACCGGATAGGTTTTTCCGGTTTCCAATAGCTCTTTTACTTTATTGTAATGATAAATTAATTTACTGCCCGCATCAAGTATCATTCTTTCTCCTCTAAATATTAAATTAACATTTGAAAAAAAAGTATTTTATTCTCCTTGTTGGAATCCATTTTATTTTTATAAATAAAATATGAGTTATCGTAATAATTCCAACAAAAAACAATAGTTTTATTATCTTTTTTTACTTTATTTAATTCATTGTATTCGATTTCTATTAATTCAATATCAGGATATTTTTGTTGTATTTTATTAATCACTAATCTATAAAAATAATCTTTTTGTTTTAAATAAACACAATACAATTTTCTATCTTCTATGTTGATAATATTATTTTCAATAGTTCTTAAGCCTTTTTTTAAAAAAACTATAGATAAAGAATAATCGCCCATTTCATCTATATCGAAACCATTTTTAACTGCTGCATTTATTATATCCTTGTAATTATATTGGATATTGTATGGATTTACTGAATAATATTCTATAAAAGTTAAATATTTATCTACTATACCGAAATGGGGTGAATAAATAAAATTTTCTATATACCAACCTCTTAATATTTTAAGATTAAATAAAGTAATTTGCAACAATAAATTTAATAGAGAAATGGTTTGTCTAATTATGATGTTTTTTGAATAAATTTTTTTCCTAATTTTATCAGCTATTTTTTTTTGAAAACCATAATATGAAAAAACAACATGCAGCTTCCCTTTCTTTTTTATAAAGTAGTTAAATTTATCAAAAATGTCATCTAAGGATAAATTAATATGGGGAAGAACTCCATAACATATAAAATAATCAATGCTTTCCTTTTCTATATATTTATCTAAATTTTCTAACTTATCTTTAATAAATTCAATTTGATTACAATTTTTTGTTTTAAAAAATAATTTTATTTCTTCTATACCATCTGACGGTTCAACAATATAGTATTTTTTTGTTTTTTTAATTATTCCCATATTATATAAATTTTTTGTTAATCTACCTGCTCCCGCACCTAATTCTAATACAATTTTATTGTGCAAATCCATTGTACATTTAAATCCCTGACTTTTTAAATAGTCTAAGTTTGAATAAAAATAACTTTTACTTTTACTATTAAGAAAAGATTGTTTTTTTAGGAAATCAGAATAAAATTTTTTCATACTCTTTCCCTACTACATGATTTCCCAACACCAATACATCCAAACCACTTGTAAAAAATGTCCTTATAGCATCTTTAGGTGATTGAACTATCGGCTCACCCGCCAAATTAAACGAGGTATTTAAAAGCAACGGTATGCCTGTTTTTTTATAAAAATGTTCAATTAAATTATAAAATCTTTCATTGTTATTTTTTGTAACAGATTGAACCCTTCCTGTTTTATCGTTGTGCACAACTGCCGGAACTTTTTCTGCAGCACTTTCTTTAAATTTCAAGATCTTCTCCATAAAAGGAGTATATACATAATCTTCAAAATATTCATCACCAAATTCATCAATAATTGCAGGAGCAAAGGGTCTAAATTTTTCTCTAAATTTTACCGCTGAGTTTATTTTTTCTTTCATATCTTTTATTGAAGGATTGGCCAATATACTTCTATTTCCCAATGCCCTCTGCCCAAACTCCATTTTTCCTTGAAACCACCCTATCACTTTTCCATCAACCAGATAGTCAGCAATCGCATTATACAATTTATTATCCTCTAAATATCTATATCTAATTTTGTACTGCTTTAAAATTGACTCAATATATTTGTTATCATACTGCTTTCCAAGATATGGAGATAAATTTGGTAATTTCAAGCTCTTGTTGTACAAAACAGCCCCTATAGCATTGCCGGCATCATCGGGGGCAAAAGATACATAAATATTACTGTAAGGAGTTAACTTATCAATTTTGCCATTCAACAAACAGTTCATAGCGGTTCCACCACCGTAGCATAAATTATCAATAAAAGGTTCTTGTTTGTGAAGCCATATCAATATCTCAATCACGCTTTCTTCAAAAACCTTCTGGGTAGCAGCCGCAATATCATAAACTTTTTGCGGGTCTTTAAGATAGTTGCAGGGCTCTCCTAACAAATTCATCAACTTATCACTAAAATATCCCCTCGTATCAAAATTGTAAAAATTAAAATAGCTCAAATCCAATTCTATATTGCCATCTTTTACAGATATTAATCTTTTGATTTCTTTATAATATTTCCTCCAATCACCAAAAGCAGATGCACCCATAACCTTCCATTCATCTTTCTCTGGTCTAAAACCTAAAAACTCAGTCATCGTTGC is drawn from Hippea jasoniae and contains these coding sequences:
- a CDS encoding methyltransferase domain-containing protein — encoded protein: MKKFYSDFLKKQSFLNSKSKSYFYSNLDYLKSQGFKCTMDLHNKIVLELGAGAGRLTKNLYNMGIIKKTKKYYIVEPSDGIEEIKLFFKTKNCNQIEFIKDKLENLDKYIEKESIDYFICYGVLPHINLSLDDIFDKFNYFIKKKGKLHVVFSYYGFQKKIADKIRKKIYSKNIIIRQTISLLNLLLQITLFNLKILRGWYIENFIYSPHFGIVDKYLTFIEYYSVNPYNIQYNYKDIINAAVKNGFDIDEMGDYSLSIVFLKKGLRTIENNIINIEDRKLYCVYLKQKDYFYRLVINKIQQKYPDIELIEIEYNELNKVKKDNKTIVFCWNYYDNSYFIYKNKMDSNKENKILFFQMLI
- a CDS encoding carbamoyltransferase family protein — encoded protein: MITVGIHNTGYFSSCAVFKDDCLVFASAEERFSRIKYDNGFPFKAIEAGLETIDATFDDIDEIIIAWNPYLNATRFRAGFSKWVAHPMQRLYSNINAVLSKMSDTYIKPSEQIIRFSDKDVKVKFVNHHLSHIGMAYYSSDFKDSAILIADGYGENSSTILSFMKDGRLQIIKEHKFPHSLGMFYATMTEFLGFRPEKDEWKVMGASAFGDWRKYYKEIKRLISVKDGNIELDLSYFNFYNFDTRGYFSDKLMNLLGEPCNYLKDPQKVYDIAAATQKVFEESVIEILIWLHKQEPFIDNLCYGGGTAMNCLLNGKIDKLTPYSNIYVSFAPDDAGNAIGAVLYNKSLKLPNLSPYLGKQYDNKYIESILKQYKIRYRYLEDNKLYNAIADYLVDGKVIGWFQGKMEFGQRALGNRSILANPSIKDMKEKINSAVKFREKFRPFAPAIIDEFGDEYFEDYVYTPFMEKILKFKESAAEKVPAVVHNDKTGRVQSVTKNNNERFYNLIEHFYKKTGIPLLLNTSFNLAGEPIVQSPKDAIRTFFTSGLDVLVLGNHVVGKEYEKILF